A genomic stretch from Marinobacter fonticola includes:
- a CDS encoding carbohydrate ABC transporter permease, with protein MNQRKGFGIAFYILFLMLPIYWLLNMSFKTNQEILSSLTLWPKTFTLDNYAVIFTDPSWYSGYINSMIYVSINVVITLIVALPAAYAFSRYKFVGDKHLFFWLLSNRMAPPAVFLLPFFQLYSSIGLFDTHIAVALAHCLFNVPLAVWILEGFISGVPREYDEMAYIDGYSFPRFFIKIFIPMIRSGIGVSAFFAFMFSWVELLLARTLTSVDAQPIGAIMTRTVGASGIDWGVLAAAGVLTIIPGLLVVWFVRNHVATGFALGRV; from the coding sequence ATGAATCAACGCAAAGGTTTCGGCATCGCCTTCTACATTTTGTTCCTGATGCTGCCGATTTACTGGCTGCTGAACATGTCGTTCAAGACCAATCAGGAAATTCTGAGTTCGCTGACGCTGTGGCCGAAGACTTTCACCCTCGACAATTATGCCGTGATCTTCACGGACCCGAGTTGGTATTCCGGCTACATCAATTCGATGATCTACGTGTCCATCAACGTCGTCATTACCCTGATCGTTGCGCTACCGGCGGCTTACGCCTTCAGCCGGTACAAGTTCGTAGGCGACAAACATCTGTTCTTCTGGCTGTTAAGCAACCGTATGGCACCACCGGCGGTGTTCCTGCTGCCCTTTTTTCAGCTGTATTCCTCGATCGGTTTGTTCGATACCCACATTGCCGTAGCGCTGGCCCACTGCCTGTTCAATGTGCCGCTGGCGGTGTGGATTCTGGAAGGCTTCATCTCGGGGGTGCCGCGGGAATATGACGAGATGGCCTATATCGATGGCTATAGCTTTCCCCGCTTCTTCATCAAGATTTTTATCCCGATGATCCGTTCGGGTATCGGCGTGTCGGCCTTCTTTGCCTTCATGTTTTCCTGGGTGGAGTTGCTATTGGCGCGAACGCTGACGTCGGTGGATGCCCAGCCGATCGGCGCCATCATGACGCGTACGGTTGGCGCCAGCGGGATCGACTGGGGCGTGCTGGCTGCGGCCGGCGTGCTAACCATTATTCCTGGCCTGCTGGTGGTCTGGTTTGTACGTAACCATGTGGCCACAGGCTTTGCCCTGGGTCGGGTTTAA
- a CDS encoding DUF2160 domain-containing protein → MIAWMQWTLPTAIFFAVIGAILLAMTVFEVVSPCVERKGFLPIATTRGDRLFIGLVSSAYIHLAFLGLTELSLWIALALSVIWLGVLLRWG, encoded by the coding sequence ATGATTGCCTGGATGCAGTGGACCCTACCGACCGCAATCTTCTTTGCCGTTATCGGCGCCATTTTACTGGCGATGACTGTTTTCGAAGTGGTTTCGCCATGTGTTGAGCGCAAGGGCTTCCTGCCCATTGCGACCACGCGGGGCGACCGGTTGTTCATCGGCCTGGTCAGCAGCGCCTATATCCATCTGGCTTTTCTGGGATTAACGGAACTGTCCCTGTGGATAGCCTTGGCCCTCTCGGTGATTTGGCTGGGCGTCCTTCTTCGCTGGGGCTGA